A stretch of the Cryptosporangium phraense genome encodes the following:
- a CDS encoding VOC family protein: MKITVTSVFVDDQAKAERFYTDILGFTVKDDIPMGEHRWLTLVSPEEPAGVELLLEPSAHPAVPPFKEALVTDGIPFTSFAVDDVQAEFERLTGLGVVFTQEPVDMGPVVTAVFDDTCGNLIQIAARKA; encoded by the coding sequence GTGAAGATCACCGTCACCAGCGTGTTCGTCGACGACCAGGCCAAGGCGGAGCGGTTCTACACCGACATCCTCGGGTTCACGGTGAAGGACGACATCCCGATGGGAGAGCACCGCTGGCTGACCCTCGTGTCGCCGGAGGAGCCCGCCGGGGTCGAGCTGCTGCTCGAGCCGTCCGCGCATCCGGCCGTGCCGCCGTTCAAGGAGGCGCTGGTGACCGACGGCATCCCGTTCACGTCGTTCGCGGTCGACGACGTGCAGGCCGAGTTCGAGCGGTTGACCGGGCTCGGGGTGGTGTTCACGCAGGAGCCGGTGGACATGGGGCCGGTCGTGACCGCGGTCTTCGACGACACCTGCGGCAACCTCATCCAGATCGCCGCGCGCAAGGCGTAG